Proteins encoded together in one Benincasa hispida cultivar B227 chromosome 1, ASM972705v1, whole genome shotgun sequence window:
- the LOC120070778 gene encoding photosynthetic NDH subunit of subcomplex B 5, chloroplastic produces the protein MAPCSSLPVLSFNPIPKIIFKSSEISATAFSNQTIPVSNGISASKLLGILTRRSLSRRLNAAGLSEIELDLNEDPVDRWETNSVSPEDFEYGVYDGHHTYFEGEKKGTFWGAIADDIAAVGPPTGFQGVISWLFLPAVAAGMYFNIPGEYLYIGAAIFTIVFCIIEMDKPDQPHNFEPQIYNMERGARDKLISDYNTMDIWEFNEKYGDLWDFTVKNNDITKP, from the exons ATGGCCCCGTGTTCTTCCCTCCCCGTTCTTTCTTTCAATCCAATCCCCAAAATCATCTTCAAATCTTCTGAAATTAGTGCTACAGCGTTCTCGAATCAAACAATTCCGGTAAGCAACGGAATCTCCGCCTCCAAGTTGCTCGGAATATTGACGAGGAGAAGCCTCTCGCGGCGGCTGAATGCAGCAGGATTGTCCGAGATTGAACTCGACTTAAACGAAGACCCTGTAGATCGTTGGGAAACCAACAGTGTCAGCCCT GAAGATTTTGAGTATGGAGTATACGATGGACATCACACTTACTTTGAAGGCGAGAAGAAAG GAACATTCTGGGGAGCAATTGCAGATGATATTGCTGCAGTTGGACCCCCAACAGGCTTTCAGG GCGTCATCTCGTGGCTCTTTCTACCAGCAGTTGCTGCTGGAATGTACTTCAATATTCCG GGGGAGTATCTATACATCGGAGCAGCTATATTTACAATAGTATTTTGCATAATTGAAATGGACAAGCCAGACCAGCCACACAACTTCGAACCTCAGATATATAATATGGAGAGAGGGGCCCGTGACAAATTGATATCGGACTATAACACCATGGACATCTGGGAATTCAATGAGAAGTATGGAGACTTGTGGGATTTCACTGTCAAGAACAATGATATAACAAAGCCATGA